The Anoplopoma fimbria isolate UVic2021 breed Golden Eagle Sablefish chromosome 10, Afim_UVic_2022, whole genome shotgun sequence sequence GCTAGATTCTTGTCGTCTTTTGTTCCTGATTGCAGTTTCCCAAACATGAGGATTTGAAGCTTTTATCcgttttatataattgtatgACGACACATCATTAATATTCACATATAAAAATAACACGCAACCCAAATAACCACAATAATGACTCGTCCTCTCCCTGCAGGTGAGAACGTGACCATGGTCTTCACTCTGAAGGAGTGGGGCGCAGAGTCTCGCTCCTTCTCCGTCAAAGACACTCCGACCACCCAGACGCCGACCACCACCGACGAGAGCATCTTTGGCTCCGGCACCGCCGTGTCTGCCGGCAGTCTGTGTCTGGTCAGCGTCATCTACGCTGTGGCCTGCTGCTCGGATGACATCCCCATTTGCTAGACGGTTCTGTGAGGTTGAGAGGGTTTTTATGAAGGATACCTCAACACCTTAAAAATATTGTATCTTGCAGATGGCTCTCATTTTTCTGGGGATAAATTTCACTTagaattaaacaaaagaatatGGATGGGGGCTGTGATTTCTTAATACTCATTGTTATCCTAGGTAAAAATCCAAAGCACCCACCCCTCTGTAAAGAGAAAGAGTGTgatttctgtttctctcctttGTTGTATTATGTGTAAATGTCCGTTTGATATGATTACTCTCAGGGTTTAAGATCGAGTTATAGATTTTCTATCGTAAAACAGGTGCAATAAGGTGCTTAACTCCACTCTGTAAGGAAGATATgaagtttgtattttttggatgatttttaaaaaatcctctCTCTTTTCAATAAATTCTATTTGCCATGAatagtgtttttcttcattaatcCGGCGGTTTTTCTAATGTTGAGTGAAgactctgtccatggtgctgaagggagctgattggctgagtgTTTCCTCTTTAGCAGCCGCAGCAGGGCTATATGTCTGCGCCTCACTAGAGGGCGGAAGACCCCGTGGTATATCCTAAATTCAATTCTTAGGCACAGTCGCGGTGGTATCACAAAATTCCTGCTTGAACAGAGAAAAAGTTCTAaaactgagacaaaaaaaagccattttgtttgtgtaaaaaacCGGTTTTGTGAGCGTCCGCGAATGCACCAGAAGTTGAAGAGCGTCCTTTCAGCGCACATCTGCCTCCCCGGGGAGGGAGGTGACGGCTCGACGGAGGAACAATTAGTTTTTACAACCTTAATTTGCGCCCTCCATTTAACGATAACAGAGCAAAGTGGGCGGGTTCAccccctcctttttctttctttttctttttttttttttttttttacttttgcacgCCTGTCCTCCGGAGCTGTGCGCACTTTTGCGGAGCAGCCACTTGCTGCGGCGGAGTGGATGCAGAGTTCAGCTCAGGCTTTGCCCGCGGCCCCCCGCACCCCTCCCCGGCCACAGCACCAGGCTCCGGCTCTGATTCGGGACGCAAGCAGAGGATGGATCTCTATCACGTCGCTTCCCTCTGCGGggctctgctgtttgtttggggAGTCCCCCGCGCTCACGCTCTCGCCATTTCCCCTCCAGCCGCCCCGAAGAGCAGCAAGGTGTCGAGGATCTTTGATGGACAGGAAGCCTCTAAATACTTCAAGGAGTTCCACGCGCCGCCGTCCGTCGACAGGAACACTAAAGCGACTTCTAAGGACTCCGTGGAGCCGCATGACTACATGCTGTCTATTTACAAGACCTTCTCCACGGCGGAGAGACTGGGGCTCAACGCCAGCTTCTTCCGCTCTTCCAAAGCTGCGAACACCATTGCGAGTTTTGTGGACAGTGGACACGGTATGTGGAGTCTGTACAGTACGCGCGTGTGTTTGTATTACTCATGttatgagatatatatatatatatatatatatatatatatatatgaacaacTTCTGGGAATCACTTTCCTTTTGGATACAAGTTGCAAGACCCCATTACGtatatcattacattttagggtAAAGATTTGGTTTAaagttaggattagggttaggattaggcaaGTGATGGCTATGGTaaagtctccaggaaatgaatgaaagtCACTGTAATGTACTCTAAAGTGTTGGAAACACAACTGTGCGTGTGATTGTGTGCAGGTAGGACTGATTGAACACCCATGACTCATACTCTGTCTAACACATTAATTCAGTGCAGACAATAGTGGGATTTTTTCCTGTCAGATTCCACATCTCTGTGGTATGCACATCGTCCCGTGAGAATGCGTCTGACCCTGCTTGCTTTAATGCTTTCCACAGATGACCTCCCACTCCTCCCTCTGAGGAGACAGCAGTATCTGTTCGACGTCTCGACGCTCTCCAGAAAGGCGGAggtgctgggagcagagctcaGGATATACACCAAAGTGTCTGGGAATTTCAGGATATCGGAAACAGAGCCCGTCGACGTCCAGCTCCTCTCCTGCCACGACCGGCAGCTGCTCGACTCCAAGACGCTGGACTTGCAGGACTCCCTGAGGCCAAAGTGGGAGGTTTTGGACGTGTGGGAAATATTCAAAGAGCAGCAGCACCTGAGCCAGGGGAAGCACTTCTGCCTGGAGCTCAGGGCCATGCTGGACAACCCGGAGAGGGAGCTGGACCTGCACCATCTGGGCTTGCACAGGCACGGCCGGCCCCAGCAGAAAAAGGCCATCTTGGTGGTGTTCACCAGGTCTAAGAAGAGGCAGACCCTCttcagtgagaggagagaggggagagcgtTGCTGGGTCTGGAGAGGAAGGCCAAAGAGAGGGGCCCTGCCGCCAAAGccagcaggagaaggaggacgGCCGCGTCCAAGACCCGCCACGGGAAGAGACACGGCAAGAAGTCCAAATCCCGGTGCAGCAAGAAGCCGCTGCACGTCAACTTCAGAGACCTGGGCTGGGACGACTGGATCATCGCCCCGCTGGATTATGAAGCGTACCACTGCGAGGGGGTGTGCGACTTCCCGCTGCGCTCCCACCTGGAGCCCACCAACCACGCCATCATCCAGACTCTGATGAATTCGATGAACCCCAGCAACATGCCGCCAAGCTGCTGTGCCCCGTCCAAGCTCAGCCCCATCAGCATCCTCTACATCGACTCAGGAAACAATGTGGTCTACAAACAGTACGAGGACATGGTGGTTGAGTCTTGTGGCTGTAGGTAGTGGTGTAGTAGTGCTTCACCTTGACTGCTTCTTTGTCCGTCAGGCTCTCCGGTTACTGAGAATCGACCAGCATTACAATCGGTGTGGTGACGAGGCTGCACCTGAAATATGGAAAATGGCTTCATTTGTTTGGCAAGAAAAAACGTAGCGATGCTTCTACTAACCGTGCACAAGGTCAAGTTTAATACCTCAAACatctgttttcttatttttttctgtatgttcTGGCCACGTTTACACTACAGTGACTGCATATTCATGAATATATGATAAGATAAAACTTGATGGAAACTATATCTTTTCTATCTAAATCaagaaaagtttaaaacaaaaaggtcaacattttggcaaattcaCTTATTCAcattcttgcagagagttagatgagaagaatAAAACCTTATATCTCTGTCAGTTTTAAACTTCTGTTTAAcccattaaacaaacaagatgttcCTTAATGGGATTTCGAGGTGCTGATAGGTGGATtgtgttacctttggacagagccaggctagctgtttccccctttttccagtctttatgctaagctaaccacctcCAGACTGCAGCTTTGTATTCacagcacaggaaaaaaaaaaagaaaaaaa is a genomic window containing:
- the gdf6b gene encoding growth/differentiation factor 6-B produces the protein MDLYHVASLCGALLFVWGVPRAHALAISPPAAPKSSKVSRIFDGQEASKYFKEFHAPPSVDRNTKATSKDSVEPHDYMLSIYKTFSTAERLGLNASFFRSSKAANTIASFVDSGHDDLPLLPLRRQQYLFDVSTLSRKAEVLGAELRIYTKVSGNFRISETEPVDVQLLSCHDRQLLDSKTLDLQDSLRPKWEVLDVWEIFKEQQHLSQGKHFCLELRAMLDNPERELDLHHLGLHRHGRPQQKKAILVVFTRSKKRQTLFSERREGRALLGLERKAKERGPAAKASRRRRTAASKTRHGKRHGKKSKSRCSKKPLHVNFRDLGWDDWIIAPLDYEAYHCEGVCDFPLRSHLEPTNHAIIQTLMNSMNPSNMPPSCCAPSKLSPISILYIDSGNNVVYKQYEDMVVESCGCR